The genome window GGGGAAAGCAACGACCCATCGGGAAGCCGAAAGCCCGTGGAAGAATCAAAGACCACCCCCAGACGGGTCTGGCGGTTCCAGTGCTCCAGCTGGTAGAACACCTCCCCGCTGCGTCGTCCGCTTGCCAATCCGGTGGGGGTCACGATGAGCCTCCCGTCGGCGGTGCGTTCGAACTGATAGCCGGGGTTGCGTTCGGAGAGCTCCCGTAGCTCCTCATCCGTCACCCGATGCAGCAGATCCAGCCGGATCCCCATCCCCGCCTCCCTTGCGCTCGGAGCTCGTTTTCTATTATAAGCGTGGCGATGGGATACATCGCAGCTCCCGGTCCACAAGGTGCGGGACTGCTTTGCTTGACAAGCTGCGCTACGCTTATTTACAATATAAAGCAAATGGATAGCACAATCGTCTTATGGATCTGTTTTGCTCACGGAAACTGAGAGATCTGTACAGGCAGGTGATAGGAGGTGCCCTTTGGAGGTCTGTGAGTGGAAGTGCACAGCTCTTACGGACATCTGGACCGGCGATGCTTCGGGGAGAGGGGAGCGTCTGATCTCCACTGGCCTGCTGGGCTCCATTCGCTGGTGGTTCGAGGTCCTCGTGCGTGGGCTGGGCGGAAAGGCTTGCGACCCCACCGTGAAGGAAGTTCGTTGCCCCGCGGCAAACAAAGCTCCGCACGAACCCGGCCACCATTGTGTCGTCTGCGAGCTTTTCGGCTGCACCGGCTGGGCCAGGAAGTTCCGGTTTGAGGTCCTTGACGAGAACGACCAACCCAAACAAGCTCAGATTAAGGCAGGCGAAACTTTCATCCTCCGCTTCACTGAAATCCGGCCCATCTGCGAAGAGGAGTGGTGCCTGTTGGATCTGACGCTACGCCTGATCGCGGAATACGGGGCGATTGGGGGGAGGACGGTCTTCAAGCCATCCGAAGAACCGGGACTGGCGGATTTAACTCTCAACGATTTCACTGAGGTGAGTGGGAAGATAATTGTTCAATCGGCCCGTCGGGGGCTTCCCTTGCGCTCTGGAGATGTCATCATCCGAATCGGTTCCAACCGAGTGACTTCTCGTGGTGAGCTCGAAAAGGCCGTAACAGGCAAAGCCCACGGAGAGCCAGTTTCTGTCGAGATTGAACGTGGTGGAGATTCTTTAACGGTCGATGCCTGGTTTGGAAAACGCCATCATCGCGATTATGGATTGATTCAAATCATTGAACGACCCCAAATTTGTAAAAAAACTGAGAAAGAGCTGAGACATTACATATCTTCATGGCGCGAGGTGCCCCATTCGTATAGGGATGATCGGGGTCAGTTGCAAGACTTCTCCTGGGCTTCCCTGGCTAACTTCTGGTGCGTGAAGGGACGATATCTGGCCAGGCAGGATTCCAACCACAGTTCCTTCAACCGCGTTATCGGGCGGCAAGAACCGAAGAATCGGGGCCAGCAGCTTCGGGCTAACGCCACAGAATTCGACAGATGGCTTGCTGGTCGTCAGCAGGAAAGCAAGAAAGTTTTTAGTTTCAAGGAGCCACCGGAGGCGCGGCGCACCTTCGGGTTCGTGAACCCAAGTATCCAGGTAAATGGAAGGACTCTTGACTTTGATGAGATTCGTAGCCGTCTTAAGAAGGAAGCATGGCCAGACCTTGAGGATGAGAACTTCCTTGATGGTCAAAAGATCCTTCGATCTTTGCTGAGTTCACCTTCAGGAGGGACGCCATGACGTTTGATTACTGGGTAGAATTGTGTGATTCAACAAGCCCGCCTGGCAAGGGGGAGTTTCCCGCATCTCCCGAGGAAGCCGCCTGGAATCTGGCCTCAGGGTTTGTGGATCGGTGCGCGGAACAGGCTATGCGCGGGGATGACCAAAGGATTCAAGCACGCAGAAGATATGTTGGGGAAGTGGCTTCTAAGACTTTTTCCCTTCCCTCGGCGCTCTCGGTTCTCAAGAGCCCCGACTTCGGTTCTGCCTGCGCCGGATGGCCCGCCTCCTGGTTTGCCCTCGAGGTGGAGTTTGAGCTCCTCACTCCCTGGTACTCCAAGGACGACCGCGTCTTCCACGTGATGGACAACCCGGTGCGCAAGGACCGGGTGTTCGGCGTGCCCTTCATGGCAGCCTCTTCCTGGAAGGGGCTTCTGCGATGGGCCTGCCGGATGCAGGCAGGTCTGTGGGAACATCTCCAGGAAAACGGGGGCAGGCTCGAAGGCTGGCGAGATCCCGACTGGATTCTTCATCTCTTCGGCAATGAGAAAGGCGAGGAAGAGGCTTTCCACCAAGGCGCGCTGGTCTTCTACCCTACCTGGTTTGACAAGATCGGCTTTGAGGTCATCAACCCCCACAGCCGGGCTCGTCGCGCCGGGACCCAGCCGATCTATTACGAAGTTGTTCCACCTAGGGCAAAGGGGACGCTTTATCTGCTCTACGCCCCCTGGCCAGGAATCCAACCTTCTATAGACTCCAAAACGTTCCTACCCTTGCTTCTGGAAGCCATTGACAAGTTGCTCACCAACTATGGCATCTCCGCCAAGCGCACTGTGGGCTGGGGCACTGCGAAGATCTGTAAGTGGAAAGCCTACCGGAAAGAGCAAGCTCCGGTGTCAAGGGACACTCGTAAAGAGCTTTGGGATGCCATTGCCAACTGGCTCTCGTGAGGAGGTTCCATGACCACGTTTCAACCCGCGGATACCCTGCGAGAGCATCGCCCCCTCCTCCTGGCCATGGAGGCCATCGGCTGGTTCCACATGGCCGGCAAGGCCCAGGATAAGTTTCTGCGTCAACACGGTGGCGACCAAGTGAACTACAAGTATGAGAAATGGCATGACTACGAGACTCCACCCTTCCCATGGGATGACCTGCTAGGCTGGGTGAGGGATCGTTTTCAGTCGAAGGTGCCTTCGAATGCTTGGCCGGGCTCTTTCAAGGAGTTCACCGAAAAGCACAGGGACCAAAACTCCGGCCTCATGGGCCTTCTCCAAGCAGGTCACGGGATCGTCTCGGGCGTGGAGAAGAACCTTCCGCGGGAAACCTCGGAGTACCTTGGCCAGTCCGTCCCCCACATGTGGCTTTCCTCTCCCTGGGGGCATCCGAAGCGGAACCTCCTGGCTGACCCTCCCGAAGTCCTCACTCCGCAAGGCTGGAAGCAGGTGGTGGCGGAGATCCGGCGAATCCTGGAGGAACTGCGGGGCCTGGGGACACGGGGCGAGCAGGACGTCGACGTGTGGTGGCGCTGGCGGGAGGGCGCTATCGGTCCCGACTCCTTCATCCGTCGCGCCTTTCTCTCTACGTTGGCTGAGACGCGGCTCCCCAACAATGACGTCACCCTGTGGGACCAGTCCTACGTGGCGGCCGCCCTCTTTAAGAGTGCTGTGGCAGGAGCGCTGCTGAACTCGAGCTTTCCGTGGAACGATAAGCAGATCAAACAAAAAACGCGCTGGCGCTTGCTCATGGTGGCCATCGGAACGGAGCATTACGAAGCGCGGGCGGTGAAGATCGGCGACTGGACGGGGATGCAGGGTGTGCTGGAGGAGTTCTTCGAAGAGGTGCGCAAGCTCGTCGAAACCGACCTGGCCGTAGGGTCGCTCCTCTACCGCGACAGCAGCATCGCCGTGTTCTCCTTCCCCGGTGAGCGGATGGATGAGGCCGTTCGGGCGTCTTGGTTAAGCGGGTGGAAAGAATGGCTCCGGGAACAGATCGACAAGATGGCCGAGGAGTTGGACCTGGAGACCCCGCCCGTGGTGCGGCTGAGCGAGTCCACCCGCTCTCTTGTGCCGATGGTGAGGGAGCGGGCGAAGGCTACGAAGGCCACTGCGGTCTCGATTCACCGGCCATGGAACATCCGTTGGAAGATCCCCAAAGAATCGCAAGGCCATGTGTGCCCGGTGTGCGGGGTGCGCCTGAACGGAGACCCGACCAACAAAGGCAAGCCCTGTGAGGTTTGCCGCAAACGCCGTCATCACCGGCGCAACGACTGGCTCCATGGCCGCCTGGGCTACGACACCATCTGGTTCGAGGAGGTCGCCGATGCTAATGGGCGCCTGGCGGTGCTTACGCTTTCCCTGGATTTGGAGCCGTGGCTCGATGGAGAACGGGTGGATAGCCTGCGGGCCCAGGCGATTTCAGAGTGGACAAGGTACAATCGTAAGGTTTATAACTCAATACAAAATCAAACCCAAAGGTGGAGTAGTAAGCATTTGCAATCACGTCTCGAGCTTTATATAGAGAAACGAATCCAGAAGCCTCCAAGGAGGATTGAAACGGATGGAATTCTCAGGGCCTTGATACCCAATTTAGATGAAGAGTTTGGTAGCACGGCTCAAGCGATTGATGCTTGGAAAGAAATATACACGAACTGGGTTGAAGATCGGGCTTCGGCACCATCTTGGCATCCCAATAATCCCTACCAGAATGCTCGATGGTTGGTCTTCCAATGGTTTCGCAAGCTTCCCTCCCCCGGTCGGGTCTATCGGTTTTGGCGGGAAGCCGTTGAGTTTTTTGAAGAGTTACTTCGCGAGTTCCGTCAGATTGCCTCCCGGAGCGCCAACCCCTGGCGGGTGCGCCGGCTCCTCTTGTGCCCAGATGACTCCACAGCTCAGGGATGGCAGGACGGCATGCTGTACGATGGCCGTTGGAGGGGTGTCCAGATCAGCCTGGTCTATGTGGGCTCCCTAAGAGGCTTTGTCACGGCCTCGAACCTGGCACGCTTGCTGAAACCGGAGGAGCGCAAAGAAGCCCTTCAAGGAGAGACAATCTCGCTAGAAGAGGAAGATGCATTTGGTAGCCCTCGTCCTTTGAAGGTTAAGGAGGTTAAGGAACTTAAAGGGAGTTACGGCCACCTTGGCGTCTATTATCCGGTTATTCCTTTGGAGATTTCGCCATTGCGGTTCCGAGTCATCCTTCCGCTAGAGGTGGTTTCGGAATGCGTGGATCTTGCCGTCTCCTGGTGGCAAGAGCGGTTTGCCCGGGTGTGGGACCGGCTTCCGCTGCGCGTCGGCGTGGTGGGCTTCCCCCGCGCCCTCTCCTTCCAGGCGGTGGTGGAGGCAGTGCGCAACGTGGAGGAGGCTCTCGCTCGAGAGACCGAGGTCTGGCGAGTGGAGGAGCACTGGGCCCAGGCGGGGGTGTTGGCCCTGCGCCTGCGGCGGGAGGACGGCCGGAGCACCCTTCGATCTATCCCTCTTCTTCTCCCCGATGGTCGCGAGGATGTCTTCTATCCCTACGTTGAGGTAGAGGACCAAGCCCTGCGCTATCCGCGGGATTTCCAGCATCCACGGGATGGACGGGTGTTTCGCCACATAGCTGACCTACGGGTCGGCGACGGCATCGGCGTGGCCCCGGCCACAGTCGTTACCCTCTGGATGGAGAGCACCGCCGCCCGCTTCGAGCCTCTAAAGGCGCGCTACCTGGAGGACTGGACGCGCATGCGAGAGATTTGGCACCTCGTGGATCGCATCGCCCCAAGCACAACGGCCCTCCAGCGCCTGCGGAGCGCGGTGACTGAGCTGCAAACAAAATGGCGCGCGCCGGACGGCTCATGGGTAGCCTCCGAGGATCTGCGTCGGGACACCTTCCGAGCGCTTCTGGCGGAACATCTGGAGTTGCAGGGAGCGGCTTTGGAAACCTTGGTCGAAGCGGCCATGGAAGATCTTCTTTCGTGGGCCCTCGATTGGCATCTAACGGCACTTCGGGGAGAGACCTTAAAGGGAGGTGCGGGATGCCAAGCTACAAAAAATTCCTTCACATTGGTCTGGCCCTGGACCCCATCCACGTGGGGGCTGGCGGTGCCCGCCTCGGCCGGGTGGAGCTGACCATCGTCCGCGACCCGGTGACGCGGGTGCCC of Thermoflexus hugenholtzii JAD2 contains these proteins:
- a CDS encoding Uma2 family endonuclease, giving the protein MGIRLDLLHRVTDEELRELSERNPGYQFERTADGRLIVTPTGLASGRRSGEVFYQLEHWNRQTRLGVVFDSSTGFRLPDGSLLSPDASWVRRERWEALSPEQREGFGPFCPDAAFEVRSASQSLGELREKMETYLANGARLAVL
- the cmr1 gene encoding type III-B CRISPR module RAMP protein Cmr1, coding for MEVCEWKCTALTDIWTGDASGRGERLISTGLLGSIRWWFEVLVRGLGGKACDPTVKEVRCPAANKAPHEPGHHCVVCELFGCTGWARKFRFEVLDENDQPKQAQIKAGETFILRFTEIRPICEEEWCLLDLTLRLIAEYGAIGGRTVFKPSEEPGLADLTLNDFTEVSGKIIVQSARRGLPLRSGDVIIRIGSNRVTSRGELEKAVTGKAHGEPVSVEIERGGDSLTVDAWFGKRHHRDYGLIQIIERPQICKKTEKELRHYISSWREVPHSYRDDRGQLQDFSWASLANFWCVKGRYLARQDSNHSSFNRVIGRQEPKNRGQQLRANATEFDRWLAGRQQESKKVFSFKEPPEARRTFGFVNPSIQVNGRTLDFDEIRSRLKKEAWPDLEDENFLDGQKILRSLLSSPSGGTP
- a CDS encoding RAMP superfamily CRISPR-associated protein, producing MTFDYWVELCDSTSPPGKGEFPASPEEAAWNLASGFVDRCAEQAMRGDDQRIQARRRYVGEVASKTFSLPSALSVLKSPDFGSACAGWPASWFALEVEFELLTPWYSKDDRVFHVMDNPVRKDRVFGVPFMAASSWKGLLRWACRMQAGLWEHLQENGGRLEGWRDPDWILHLFGNEKGEEEAFHQGALVFYPTWFDKIGFEVINPHSRARRAGTQPIYYEVVPPRAKGTLYLLYAPWPGIQPSIDSKTFLPLLLEAIDKLLTNYGISAKRTVGWGTAKICKWKAYRKEQAPVSRDTRKELWDAIANWLS
- a CDS encoding CRISPR-associated protein Csx11, with amino-acid sequence MTTFQPADTLREHRPLLLAMEAIGWFHMAGKAQDKFLRQHGGDQVNYKYEKWHDYETPPFPWDDLLGWVRDRFQSKVPSNAWPGSFKEFTEKHRDQNSGLMGLLQAGHGIVSGVEKNLPRETSEYLGQSVPHMWLSSPWGHPKRNLLADPPEVLTPQGWKQVVAEIRRILEELRGLGTRGEQDVDVWWRWREGAIGPDSFIRRAFLSTLAETRLPNNDVTLWDQSYVAAALFKSAVAGALLNSSFPWNDKQIKQKTRWRLLMVAIGTEHYEARAVKIGDWTGMQGVLEEFFEEVRKLVETDLAVGSLLYRDSSIAVFSFPGERMDEAVRASWLSGWKEWLREQIDKMAEELDLETPPVVRLSESTRSLVPMVRERAKATKATAVSIHRPWNIRWKIPKESQGHVCPVCGVRLNGDPTNKGKPCEVCRKRRHHRRNDWLHGRLGYDTIWFEEVADANGRLAVLTLSLDLEPWLDGERVDSLRAQAISEWTRYNRKVYNSIQNQTQRWSSKHLQSRLELYIEKRIQKPPRRIETDGILRALIPNLDEEFGSTAQAIDAWKEIYTNWVEDRASAPSWHPNNPYQNARWLVFQWFRKLPSPGRVYRFWREAVEFFEELLREFRQIASRSANPWRVRRLLLCPDDSTAQGWQDGMLYDGRWRGVQISLVYVGSLRGFVTASNLARLLKPEERKEALQGETISLEEEDAFGSPRPLKVKEVKELKGSYGHLGVYYPVIPLEISPLRFRVILPLEVVSECVDLAVSWWQERFARVWDRLPLRVGVVGFPRALSFQAVVEAVRNVEEALARETEVWRVEEHWAQAGVLALRLRREDGRSTLRSIPLLLPDGREDVFYPYVEVEDQALRYPRDFQHPRDGRVFRHIADLRVGDGIGVAPATVVTLWMESTAARFEPLKARYLEDWTRMREIWHLVDRIAPSTTALQRLRSAVTELQTKWRAPDGSWVASEDLRRDTFRALLAEHLELQGAALETLVEAAMEDLLSWALDWHLTALRGETLKGGAGCQATKNSFTLVWPWTPSTWGLAVPASAGWS